DNA sequence from the Amphiprion ocellaris isolate individual 3 ecotype Okinawa chromosome 17, ASM2253959v1, whole genome shotgun sequence genome:
GGTACACGATATACGCCACATTCGGGGCTTTTTACATCCCCTTGACGCTGATGCTGGTTCTGTACGGGAGGATATTCAAAGCTGCCCGGTTTCGCATCAGGAGGACTGTGCGTAAAACGGAGAAAAAGAAAGTTTCCGACTCCTGCTTGGCGCTTTCTCCGGCGCTGTTCCACAAAAAGACTCACGGAGACGCGCAGGGGAAGAGCTGGAAGCGGAGCGTGGAGCCCCGGCCGCTACCCAGCGTCAACGGCGCCGTGAAACACGCGGAGGACGGCGAGTCTCTGGAGATCATCGAGGTCCACAGCAACTCCAAGGGCAACCTGCCGCTGCCCAACACCCCGAGCTCCGTGCCGCTGTTCGAGAGCAGGCACGAGAAGGCGACGGAGGCGAAGAGGAAGATCGCTCTGGCACGGGAGCGCAAGACGGTGAAGACTCTGGGCATCATCATGGGCACCTTCATCCTCTGCTGGCTGCCCTTCTTCATCGTGGCCCTGGTGATGCCTTTCTGCCAGGAGTCGTGCTTCATGCCCCGCTGGCTGGAGGATGTCATCAACTGGCTGGGCTACTCCAACTCCCTGCTCAACCCCATCATTTATGCGTACTTCAACAAAGACTTCCAGAGCGCCTTCAAGAAAATACTCAAATGTCATTTCTGCAGACCCTGATGATttcaatttttctgtttttgttttggtgtcACTACAGACTCCCCAGAGCTGAAGACACCCGGCTGGAAAGAGCCCTGAAACCAAGAGCCTGTAAAGGGATTGCTGTGGACTAAGAGTGAGAATCAAACAGGGCTCGTTCTGATTATTGTGGATCATCACACAGTGTTAAATATCTCCAGAGGTGTCTGTAGTCTATGCATAGATAAAGCTGTGATCGTTGGATTAAAGCTCCATGTTCCTCATCCTGTACTGTCATGTCTAATAAAGAAGGACTTTTGTAATAACTTATCTGCAGTCTTTATTTTTAACTCTTGATGTGCAGAATACTGAACAATTTCTAgaataaaatgatcattttcgTGAATTCTTTGGGCATATTGGACTcggaaaattaacaaaattatgTATTAATCATCTTCAATAGCTAAAACATCAACTGTTCCAGCTGCTTTTCTCATTTATATgctgtaaattaaatatttcaggGCTTTTGAGCTGTTGgctgtacaaatatgtaaatcaGATTCACCACTTTTAGAGCATCTTTCATTATTTTCCCACATTTAAAACACCAGACTCAGttgaaaacattttacagatCTGACCATGGTGAAAATAATTAGGTCTGTTTAGGTGCTTTATTATTGTATATGTGGCATTTAGAAAGTTAGAAATTAATTCAAAGTTGCATTCACATTTGCAGCAATTAGTGCTTTCAGTGGAGATGAGCGCATTTTCAATCTATCTATGCATGTGAGTGTAAATTCTGGCCTCATTAGACAGTTTTTTCAGTAGAAGTCACTGTTAAAAGTGGAGGATTTAAATGCGCAGACGTGGATTTGCTCAGTTGTTATTGTTGAAGCAGAAAACCTGAATCGTAGCGAAGTAATTTCTTCAACAAGCACTTTAAACCCagacacatttatttaatttctggtggacaaaatgacaaatatatcAACCTTAAATCTGGGGGAAATGTGGTGAAAAACTATGCACAGTACATTGAGATTATTTAAATTAGATGGAAACTAGTATGTGAATATTATGCATAACGTAAAGCCTCAGTGAAGAGCTGGAACAGATTATTTATATGTGATCCTGACAGACAGTATGGAAAAAAAGGTGATTAGAATAACGTTATTtagcaggaaaaaaatctatgttaAGGAGCAGAAGTTGTGGATTTTAATTTGTCAATGCACTTCTTGTCTTTTACAGAATTTGATTCCCTTTTGTCAGTGTCTTGAAGCAGCATCCTGAGCCCTACAACGGTTTTATTCCCTCCTCAGCTTCACCCGATGCTCTCAtgtcatgcatgtgtgcatctgGGGGCTGATTGTGAAATAAAGAGAATCCTTATTAcggtctgaaaaaatccaatttGTGTTTCCAGTGAAAAGATGTTGTGGGagggcaaacagacagacagatggagaagAAAGAAACCTGAGCAGTCGTAtgcaggctgctgctggagtGGACGATGTTCCACTAGTGACGCCTCGCAGCCCTTTCCCTCCGTCACTCGCAGCCTCCCAACATATAAGTCCGTCTTAAAAGGGGTGCGAAGGCGGCTCGCAGATGGATGCTGGAGAGGTGGTCGCCATAGCGACATATGGCGGATGCAAACTCCGGGGGCCGAGGGGCAATTACCTGATCAAAGGCCTGCTGAGACACAGGAGTACAGAGGTGTGGATGAGGGGCCCACAGCTGGCAGCTACCTCAGACAATAAGCAGGTGGagttcttatttatttatctactgGCTGCTGCTCAGCACCAAGATTTTATCATCTTTTCCCACAAATATACGtacactaccactcaaaagtttggagtcacttagaaatgttcttgttttggaaagaaaagcagcttttttcagtaaagataacattaaatgaatcagaaatccagtctagacattgttaatgtggtaaatgactattctagctggaaatggctgacttttagtggaatatctccataggggtacagaggaacatttccagcaaccatcacgcCTGTGCAGGGGCGGAtctagagaaaaattaatagggTGACAAAGGGGTGGCAGATACATTCTAAGGGGTGGcatgcatacatatatatatatatatatatatatatatatatatatatatatatatatatatatatatatatatatatatatatatatatatatatatacactctgCCATggaggcggagccttggcagagtcatgtgatgactggctttggtttgtctgtctgtctgttagcaacattactcaaaaatggaatgatggatttggatgaaaccaaccagcaggcgtTATCAAATTGAcgcaaatactgctgaaataagtatgttaaataagtaaatatcatttgtatttgtcagtcaatcctaaacatgagttgttcttattagctgtcaatcacaattatgtgatttgatatgtctagcagaaaggggaaaagatttaaactgaaataaagtcaaccttatacactttgaagaagttaaaaatgtttcttaaatatagcaacaaattagattgagactagacaatgtctctcttatgcactgttttgtGAAATCTGCATTAGTGTGATCTCTGCTTATGTTCAgcctgccacaatgattacattattaattcatctagaacagagtcagagtccacataattttatttattgtcttagatttgtggttttattttttgatgctctttatttgagacatttcttacaataattctataattccaatatttggatacTCTTAACaattaaggatctacttatcatcttaaaattaaaagatgaactacatcagataataatttgtccaaaaaggtaattattgcaATGGGTGTACCTCTGactcagatatattatactaaagcaatattcatagcatgtggaccagctggaccagagataatctctgatttacctttcactgtctgagctctgcatgccttcatttctttctctgaactcttcctcctccatctcctctctgggatgctcttcctcctctcttcttttaggctgggaaaagctgctgatggttcccttcctcttcattctttactgtctcctacaagaatcacactgactgaactatgttttttcctttgataa
Encoded proteins:
- the htr1ab gene encoding 5-hydroxytryptamine (serotonin) receptor 1A b, with translation MEGANNTTAWPQFDNSSNKTNKPEDEEVKLSYQVVTSFLLGALILCAIFGNACVVAAIALERSLQNVANYLIGSLAVTDLMVSVLVLPMAALYQVLNRWTLGQVPCDIFISLDVLCCTSSILHLCAIALDRYWAITEPIDYMKKRTPRRAAVLISVTWLVGFSISVPPMLIMRSQPSSMAEDRANPKQCKIRQDPWYTIYATFGAFYIPLTLMLVLYGRIFKAARFRIRRTVRKTEKKKVSDSCLALSPALFHKKTHGDAQGKSWKRSVEPRPLPSVNGAVKHAEDGESLEIIEVHSNSKGNLPLPNTPSSVPLFESRHEKATEAKRKIALARERKTVKTLGIIMGTFILCWLPFFIVALVMPFCQESCFMPRWLEDVINWLGYSNSLLNPIIYAYFNKDFQSAFKKILKCHFCRP